The segment TTCTTATGTCACATGAACACACAAATCAAGTGCATTGCTCAAGGGAAAGAAGCCGTGCAGCTTGGAAAGCTATTGATGAGGTAAAGCATGTGTAACATGAAAATGCCCAGTGCATTGGTGCCTCTATAATAATATGACAGATTAACATTTCCTTTCTATGCAGTATTTGATGCCCTTTGTGGAAAAAGAGAAATATGAACTCCCAAGCAAATGTAGACTTCATCCTGGTAATGACATGTTTCGGGAACAGGAGCAGCATAAGATTCACTTTGATATAAATGAATGGCGCTGTGGTTTCTGCAAGAAAGCCTTCCGAGCAGAGAAGTTCCTTGATCAGCATTTTCACAATCGGCACAATAATCTTGTGGATAATGTATGATTCTTACCGATTTGCATGAGACTTTCAATCATCCGTTCCATAAATCACTTGTACTAGTTTCATATctgctttctttctttgatagTATTGGTGTAGCCTGTGTGGTTTCTGCCACAAGTGTGATTATATTCTTTCCCTTCCtcattaattgaaaaaataacaaattcaaGGCTCTTCGAAGTTCCATTTATAACTATTTACACGAGACAGTCTTCTGTGGGATTTTCTTGGCAATGCATCTCCTAGTGCAGATCTAACTTGTTTAatctatttttgtttcttcattaTGATTggccatgcttagaaatgctgATTGTTACACTATCTCCTTTAGAGTCAAGGAAGATGCTTGGCTGATCTATGTGGAGCACTTCACTGTGATCTGATGTTGGAGTTTAAGAAACCAAAGAGTAAATGCAGTGCAACTGCAGCTGCAAGGAATCGTCATCTTTGTGAGGTTCTTATCCTTTTGTTTTAACCATTCTAAATCCATTTTTTTCCGGGGACATTCTAAATCCATTTATTTGTTTGATTTCATTATAttcatatagcatatcaagaaGCATATTCATGTTCTGCTATTACTAATTTGcattttgtttttatcttgGACTGTTTGtgtgtaaatattactattccCATTTCCTGCTCTACATATCGAGGATTGCATTAGATAAACTACACATCATTGATATGTTATAACTTTTGTCTTTAGCTATTCTCATCTTATGTGAcatattttttcctttgaaaCTAATATTGTTCTGCGCTGTGATCTTGTTGAGAAGCACCAAATTATGCATGCAGGCATATTGGTGtacttgttatgttaattagaTGAAAATGAGGGACCTTTGGATAGAGATTTTCATGCTTATCTATCCCCTAATCAACGAGCAGACTATGGGTGCTGTACATGCTTTACTTATAAGCACTATTTGTATTTACCTTAATCCATTATTGCAATGGTATTGAAGTTTTCTGTGTCCTTTATCTTTTCATAAATCAGTTTGCTACCTTGGTTCTTATGGTTAAACAATAGATGTGATATACATTGAGCATTTTCTGGCCTACTGATGGAAATTATCTAACTCAGTTTTGCTTCTGCTAATAGAGCCTTGCAGATAGTTGCTTTCCTATTAATCAAGGGCAATCTGCCAGCCGTCTTCATGGTAAGTGAGCAACTGAGCACTACTTGAATCTAATTATCTGTCCTCATAGCACTCTCGTGTAGCTTTCTTGCTTATCCAACTTGTTTCACAGAATTTTTCTTGCGCCAATTCTGTGATGCCCACACATGCAAGAATGGCTCTAAACCTTTCCCCAAAGGTGGCAGGGTGAGAGAATTCCTAACTTGGAAACCTTTGATTGATTCAGTTATGGGTTTCTCCTCACAAAACAAAAAGGATTCTGAACTTTTTGCTGCATTATTGAGCTACATATGAAAACATGAATTTTAAGCAGGATCTGATTCCAATAAAAATCAGCAAATAACATTTGGAATAAGTTAACAGTTTTTTCATCTCTTGTTCTGGACTGTGGAAgctttataatatttttattttgtgtaaTATCAACTTTGATTGGAGTATGCTGTAAAAAATTTTTGTGGCGTATTGCAGTTTAAGGTTATCATACTTTCATATAGCATTTACACTTTAAACATGCCAAATGTATGCCCTTGTAGTTCACACTTGAACAGATAATGCGTGATCAATGAAAAATAATCATTATAGCACTTGGACAGAACTCTTTTATTTCTTTATCCAGGTCCAAGGTCCTGGATATTTCTCATTGTGTAACTATACTCCTTTTACTAGCTAAAGGAATAAAAAGTATCTGAAATCTTATCTTTGTACTTTTCCTTTTGTgcagaaacaaacaaacagatTCTACCTGGCTCTCTGTGCCTTAACAATAGTACTTTTGCCACTGTTCTATCTCATAGTATTCTTGCACCAGAGGTCTGTGCCACAAGAACTATAATTATCTTTTACTTCGAACATTCTCTGGTCTGATCCTCAtattttgtggttcagggaaATGAAGAAAGGCGGTCAAAATTTAAGACGAATTTCGAAAGTTgtccaaaagaaaaaaccatCTTAGGTACCTAATTGTAAGTTGCCCTCCACAGTAAAGCGtgataaaatatttattcaCATTTTTGCGCATGATAGGAACTAGTATCTACCTGGTGCTATTTatcttctctatttttttttgtgtcaaGATGCTCATGCTCTTTCTCAAGTTTTCCTAACACATGAGCATATTAttcagaggggaaaaaaaatctgtgtgGACTAACTTTTCCTATTTTCAGCCATGCCCTGCTTCTTCCCTATGCAGCCCCTCATGCAGATGCAATCGTCAAGAAGCAAACGTGTGCTTTTTATGTGAGGTCAAGCAAGATAATTTTTCGATGCCTTGCCCAAGCTGGAGTCTTGTTGACCTCTGTAGTTCATCCCTTGAAATGTGGGTTTACATGACCGTGTACAGACAATCTCATGAGACTATATGTACATTGAAGAATGAAAATGTGTATCCAATATTTGGTAGGCTCTAATTTGAATCCTATGGGCTTAGATTAATGGAATAGAAACATCCCCATATAATTTGTAATATTTGCAAGAGGCTTGGAGGTAATTGTCATTATTTTGGTATTCGCAAGAAGTGTGCCTCGGTTTGGGCTTTTCGTCTAAATCCTAAGgctctctttgtttaggcttataagccaaattataagtcgaaaagtgtaagcctaaacaaacatgcagcttttccgtttggctttttggaagccataagccactctaataatattaagccaaaagctaggttgtagaagcttttttggcttatgtgaggtagatgtattACTCAGCCACTAAATTTAGAacattaaatccactggcttataaatcatataagccaataagctgacttaaaagtctaggccaataagcctaagcctaaataaAGAGGGCCTAAATCCCGTGGGGCATGCATGTTGTCACAGCGGTTTGCTTGTGCAGGTAAatcgaaaaaaaattaaattactaGCAAAAAAATATCCGTGTATTGCAATGGGAATAATAATATTGGCATGTCATGTAAAAAGGCAAGAGCGAAAGCATTTGTTGACTTGATAGACAACGCATTGTAAGCATATAACTGACAACTTACCCTTTGTTTGTATTGAAGTTGCAAGGTTAGTGTAACCCGTCCAAAAGAGAAAACATTGCTAACTTGTTATATGTTCGTATGCTTACATGCATATTAATCGGCAGTTATCTTTAATAAAGGGTTATACACGACTGTTTAAAATAAGAggaaatttcataaaactacacatACTTtgcacaatctatcacaaaaatacatttaataacttattttacaaaactacatattcaatatcttcatttatcacaaaactacatgtactttgcacaatatatcacaaaactacagatttaataatttgtttcacaaaactacatatttaatatctTTATTTATCATAAAACCACATGTTTAGTATCtttattatcacaaaactacaggttttagcatgaagacactaaatttgtagttttgtgataaatgaagacactaaatgtaTAGTTCTTTGATAAACGAATatactaaatctatagttttgtgaaacatgttcttaaatctatagttttgtgatagattgtacaaagtacctgtggttttgtgataaacggatatactaaatctgtagttttgtgaaacaaggtcttaaatatatagttttgtgataaattatacaaaatacatgtagttttgtgaaatttactcttaataatGTTTTCATATGATTTATTTGTTCTAATATAGATATGTGTAGAATACGTAGAGCATTACTGATCTATAAACTGCATTTAAAATCAAACGATCTAGACAAAAAATATCAAAGCACTCAAAGCGTAGTACCAACGATATGATGAGCATATGTTTGTGTTTGAACACGTACTCCTACGGGATGTAAATGACGTCTCTAATGATTAGAGTGGGCCTGATGACTGTGCGGAGGAGGCGATGGACTTAAAAAATAGTATCTTTTAAGTATGTACTCCCACCGTCACATAAAAAACGAATGAGGTTACACATCCTActattatgaatctggacagatgtatttttagatttgtagtactagaatatgtcacatctggtACTAGGTtgattagaatatgtcacatctggtGCTagggatatgtcacatccgatacTAGGTTGATTTTGTATAAGACGGATAGAGTAAATCTAACTGT is part of the Oryza glaberrima chromosome 12, OglaRS2, whole genome shotgun sequence genome and harbors:
- the LOC127758246 gene encoding uncharacterized protein LOC127758246 — protein: MPRREGGRSRSAAYLVLFASCLLAVAAASHQEFHEAAGSRTLLMSHEHTNQVHCSRERSRAAWKAIDEYLMPFVEKEKYELPSKCRLHPGNDMFREQEQHKIHFDINEWRCGFCKKAFRAEKFLDQHFHNRHNNLVDNSQGRCLADLCGALHCDLMLEFKKPKSKCSATAAARNRHLCESLADSCFPINQGQSASRLHEFFLRQFCDAHTCKNGSKPFPKGGRKQTNRFYLALCALTIVLLPLFYLIVFLHQREMKKGGQNLRRISKVVQKKKPS